From the genome of Cryptococcus neoformans var. neoformans B-3501A chromosome 1, whole genome shotgun sequence, one region includes:
- a CDS encoding hypothetical protein (HMMPfam hit to Bromodomain, Bromodomain, score: 190.5, E(): 3.2e-54), whose amino-acid sequence MPATRHTPSPAPPQPAAEHPADPAAPPSDQRAKKKRLGVDPSLIIAEGGRSKRRRTPSPQPEQQEHVDPDPRDSARAKELGMVIYERIMGSKTKDGESMSQPFVKLPSKRSFPDYYETIKHPMSLEMVKTKLDAQDYQTLKEVVADIGQIFNNAKRYNMRESLLFQWAKKLHKMTRLYYAEKTNPDKHGDDSESDAEGEHHPTSRAGTLQPDADGSTHGEEGSQWSKRKKGPYAIKEGPTVYKLIKPVLKSVKEAKSNDGSGRDISAIFMELPDRKDIPDYYRTIKNPISLEEIETKHAGRRYDSWEEFFDDMELMCNNAMEYNADGSDVFQDAQQIMGILAYHREQIHYRLTLPPGVKPSRSGQRPSNVASLQAEGMQTTYSASPSYSRSPAIGHTSLPMATPSPMAGAIAHHQYPSHSHQQQLQPKFQQHVPAPSPHSIQSQVYTPVPHQIPHTPSPATTSTYLPALPPGVVTEEVVASLDRYPLYEQQAWQASLPPHALSVLRQMATNVEMRKRAVAAAAMAGQQGYLPQGNVHMDASRPSLIHQAQVHAQAQVQAQAQAQAQAQAQAQAQAQAQAQAQAQAQAASRTHTPVDRPPPPPPVIKYIDFSFSRPDSPSSNERETIRLQNQRGVVTHCIMLDKQTSEVEVVAYPDLSSLPSHAPDADMVLKLNNTPIASNEPVLGRDDQQAAMKWKVVVPLTKVDNKIEISTGKTEEQGSTIYLSRQ is encoded by the exons ATGCCCGCCACCCGCCACACACCCTCCCCCGCGCCACCCCAGCCGGCCGCAGAGCACCCCGCCGACCCCGCCGCCCCGCCGTCAGACCAACgagccaagaagaagcgccTCGGCGTCGACCCCAGCCTCATCATTGCAGAGGGAGGCAGGTCCAAGCGAAGACGTACGCCGTCCCCGCAGCCGGAGCAGCAGGAACACGTAGATCCGGATCCCAGAGACTCGGCGCGGGCAAAAGAATTGGGCATGGTCATCTATGAAAGAATCATGGGTTCAAAAACCAAAGA TGGCGAATCCATGTCCCAGCCTTTCGTAAAGCTTCCCAGCAAG AGGTCGTTTCCGGACTACTATGAAACCATCAAACATCCCATGAGCCTCGAGATGGTCAAGACCAAGCTCGATGCGCAGGATTATCAGACGCTGAAAGAGGTCGTTGCCGATATCGGCCAGATATTCAACAACGCTAAACGAT ATAACATGAGAGAGTCTCTGCTATTCCAGTGGGCTAAAAAGCTTCAT aAAATGACCCGACTCTATTATGCCGAAAAGACCAACCCAGACAAACATGGAGACGATTCTGAATCCGATGCCGAAGGAGAACACCATCCCACCTCCCGGGCGGGCACATTACAGCCTGATGCCGATGGCAGTACACATGGCGAAGAGGGAAGCCAATGGTCAAAGCGAAAGAAGGGACCATATGCGATCAAGGAAGGCCCGACAGTCTACAAACTGATCAAGCCTGTTTTGAAATCGGTCAAAGAGGCCAAATCGAACGA TGGGAGCGGCAGGGATATTTCAGCCATCTTTATGGAGCTACCAGATCGAAAAGACATACCCGACTATTACAGGACCATCAAGAACCCAATATCACTGGAAGAAATTGAG ACAAAGCATGCAGGAAGACGGTACGACTCATGGGAAGAGTTCTTTGATGATATGGAACTCATGTGCAATAACGCCATGGAGTACAATGCCGATGGGAGCGACGTCTTTCAGGATGCTCAGCAGATAATG GGTATTCTCGCATATCACCGCGAACAAATCCATTATCGCCTTACCCTTCCGCCGGGCGTCAAACCTTCTCGCTCGGGACAGAGGCCATCTAATGTCGCCTCTCTCCAAGCTGAAGGTATGCAAACTACCTATTCGGCCTCTCCTAGTTATTCTCGTTCGCCTGCCATTGGACATACGTCCTTACCCATGGCAACACCGAGTCCCATGGCTGGCGCTATCGCTCATCACCAGTACCCATCACACTCacatcaacaacagctCCAGCCCAAATTTCAACAGCATGTCCCGGCGCCTTCTCCCCATTCTATCCAGTCACAAGTTTATACCCCAGTCCCACATCAGATCCCTCATACGCCGTCACCTGCCACTACCTCCACTTATTTACCTGCCCTCCCTCCGGGAGTGGTCACCGAAGAAGTGGTCGCGTCTCTCGACCGATACCCACTGTACGAGCAACAAGCCTGGCAGGCGAGCTTACCACCCCATGCCCTGTCAGTTCTCAGACAGATGGCAACCAACGTAGAGATGCGGAAGAGGGCTGTAGCAGCTGCCGCCATGGCCGGGCAGCAAGGGTATCTGCCCCAAGGCAATGTCCATATGGATGCTTCAAGACCGTCATTGATACATCAGGCTCAAGTGCATGCGCAGGCTCAAGTGCAAGCTCAGGCTCAGGCTCAGGCGCAAGCACAAGCACAAGCCCAGGCGCAAGCCCAAGCACAAGCACAAGCCCAGGCGCAAGCCCAAGCAGCTTCCCGCACTCACACTCCTGTCGACAGACCACCCCCCCCGCCGCCTGTCATCAAGTATATCGACTTTAGCTTCAGCCGTCCGGACAGTCCTAGCTCCAACGAGCGCGAAACTATCCGGTTACAGAACCAAAGGGGCGTCGTCACCCATTGTATCATGCTAGATAAACAGACAAGCGAGGTCGAAGTGGTTGCCTACCCCGACCTGTCATCGTTGCCGTCTCACGCGCCAGACGCCGACATGGTTCTCAAACTCAATAACACACCCATTGCGTCGAATGAGCCGGTCTTGGGGCGGGATGATCAACAGGCGGCTATGAAATGGAAGGTGGTCGTGCCGCTGACCAAGGTGGATAATAAAATTGAGATCAGTACTGGAAAGACGGAAGAGCAGGGTAGTACGATTTATTTGAGTCGACAATAA
- a CDS encoding hypothetical protein (HMMPfam hit to DLH, Dienelactone hydrolase family, score: 23.8, E(): 2.1e-08), with translation MLIKTSYRDVPTTANGKAGTIRIYLVEPSLPGYPNARFPGCVVFSEIYQVTGPVERFASNIASEGYIVALPSSFHEFEGPEPIPYDSEGTDRGNCYKVEKTVEAYDEDATLSIDLLASLPNCTGRIASTGMCLGGHLALRCAFDPRVQATFCYFATDVHSATLGKGKSDDTLKKIRKGDLTGKGEVAMVFGKQDTHVDRDGRSLIRDTLDAANVTFTFLEVQAQHAFIRDESSKGRWDAALSRSLFGMMMELFNRRVARDLGEPSGDGGKVEHVC, from the exons ATGTTGATCAAGACCTCCTACAGAGACGTACCAACCACTGCTAATGGCAAAGCTGGTACCATCCGTATCTACCTGGTGGAGCCTAGCTTGCCCGGATACCCCAATGCCAGATTCCCTGGAT GCGTGGTTTTCTCCGAGATCTACCAGGTGACGGGTCCTGTCGAGAG GTTCGCTAGCAACATTGCGAGTGAAGGATATATAgttgctcttccttcttcgttcCATGAATTTGAAGGCCCGGAACCCATTCCCTACGACTCTGAAGGCACCGATCGTGGAAACTGTTACAAG GTCGAGAAGACAGTTGAGGCGTATGACGAAGATGCTACTCTGTCGATTGATCTTCTGGCGTCTCTTCCCAACTGCACAGGGAGGATAGCTTCTACCGGGATGTGCCTCGGCGGGCACCTGGCCTTGCGC TGCGCTTTTGATCCCCGGGTACAAGCTACATTCTGCTACTTTGCAACCGA CGTGCACTCGGCTACTCTTGGTAAAGGCAAATCGGACGATACTCTCAAAAAGATTAGAAAAGGCGATTTGACAGGCAAGGGCGAGGTTGCCATGGTCTTTGGCAAACAA GATACCCACGTCGACCGCGACGGCCGTTCTCTGATTCGAGACACTCTGGATGCCGCCAACGTCACTTTTACTTTTCTCGAAGTACAGGCCCAACATGCCTTTATCCGTGACGAATCCTCCAAGGGCCGATGGGACGCCGCTTTAAGCCGTTCGCTGTTTggcatgatgatggagcTTTTCAACAGACGGGTGGCTAGGGATCTTGGAGAACCTAGCGGCGATGGCGGTAAGGTTGAACATGTTTGTTAA
- a CDS encoding hypothetical protein (Match to ESTs gb|CF191666.1|CF191666, gb|CF187985.1|CF187985, gb|CF187984.1|CF187984), protein MSGGFFGFDTALPEHRQAADRPNDAADTSKFQNASSLLNPFNLEAPEDEEMEVYTWGQGLDKDVEAADELNDATFGVDVNAIRGGQFSFGNEESFSSPAKPSKQSQSQRGPIASTASRYRPKVAADPFAFSEDDFYASRPVKKTQPKPKTKSSAEPVWTKPAGQVTSWGAAPSSTVKPSLGSNHAQVEAPGHIKSLEEIEAEFASMPAPSAAQAAFQAPAQLSGPPPANAVVTLEELERQMMEEVPQPLAQHQAQQQGPPREVTPTQIPGLAQSGYASQKAVLDSMFPDLGKSPGPVPPGQQQGQTRQSPAPIVPSHEELARQEHFQKVFEAKVQAMSKYNNLMGSSDKDFITRIQLSQLATSDPYISDFYAQVFSAMERSRRAHESGQMDRPTVVQIAAGFGFGVGGPAGNRFGKMGQNTMQKLSTQVKKLVESRTAHQKSTNTAALQGALGRVTRGGAAAPRPVLAIPTNTKLENRPASHLNQSTGIQRPPLTRKQIMYALEDLYTDVLELEQFRREAPPSTSVDDIEIWNAKCQVKVDQIWAKLMVQEPIEVSNPHPFISLLNPPKGQRILGRIILQLPDQKIYTLLSLLVVKFHQLDVVARAPPPPVTDASLLTKADRLDRAKREADTDGFLYNLVPAMDMAINKCKLGLLGGLLVAAVQRLDVVKIASTRPGVVLFTALLSKAQSLIRAPPPDPLNPHSGTHPDQIELEHFPRQFSVFLDALLPSLPDLFPSSIAAKHAFGPSAYLMSGENLPEKEGLEMERREAEVWGLAAALAVNSAEEEQTALVAALREKILHTVQGARNPMVGPVRAEMKLRNVNMFLNGLGLDAAMIE, encoded by the exons ATGTCAGGCGGATTCTTCGGCTTCGACACCGCACTTCCCGAACACCGCCAAGCCGCAGACCGTCCCAATGACGCAGCCGACACTTCCAAATTCCAAAATGCCAGTTCTCTGCTTAATCCCTTCAATCTAGAAGCCccagaggacgaggaaatggaagtcTACACTTGGGGTCAAGGGCTAGACAAGGATGTAGAGGCAGCAGATGAGCTGAATGATGCAACGTTTGGCGTGGACGTCAATGCTATCA GGGGTGGACAGTTCTCCTTCGGCAATGAAGAGTCATTTTCTTCCCCGGCTAAGCCGTCAAAGCAATCCCAGTCGCAAAGAGGACCCATCGCGTCGACTGCCTCCCGATATCGGCCTAAAGTCGCGGCCGATCCGTTTGCCTTTTCTGAAGATGACTTTTATGCTTCTCGCCCTGTCAAGA AGACCCAACCGAAGCCCAAGACAAAGTCTTCGGCTGAGCCTGTTTGGACAAAGCCAGCTGGCCAGGTCACTAGTTGGGGAGCGGCCCCATCCTCAA CAGTAAAGCCATCCCTTGGGTCCAACCATGCACAGGTGGAAGCTCCCGGACATATCAAGAGCCtcgaggagattgaagcGGAGTTTGCGTCAATGCCTGCGCCCAGTGCGGCGCAGGCTGCCTTCCAGGCGCCTGCTCAATTATCAGGACCGCCCCCTGCAAATGCTGTTGTGACActtgaagagcttgagaggcaaatgatggaagaagttcctcaacctcttgCCCAACATCAAGCCCAGCAACAAGGGCCTCCTCGAGAGGTTACTCCCACTCAGATTCCGGGTCTCGCCCAGTCGGGGTATGCTTCTCAAAAAGCTGTCCTCGACAGTATGTTTCCTGACCTTGGCAAAAGTCCTGGACCCGTACCTCCAGGGCAGCAGCAAGGCCAAACAAGGCAAAGTCCTGCCCCTATAGTTCCTAGTCACGAAGAGCTCGCTCGGCAGGAACATTTCCAAAAGGTTTTCGAAGCGAAAGTCCAAGCAATGTCCAAATATAATAACCTTATGGGATCATCTGACAAGGACTTTATCACCCGCATCCAACTGTCTCAGCTCGCTACGTCCGATCCTTATATTTCCGACTTTTACGCCCAAGTGTTTTCTgcgatggagagaagcCGTCGGGCCCATGAGAGTGGTCAAATGGACAGGCCAACTGTGGTACAAATTGCAGCAGGTTTTGGCTTCGGTGTTGGTGGTCCGGCCGGCAACAGATTTGGAAAGATGGGACAAAATACTATGCAGAAATTGTCGACGCAGGTAAAGAAACTGGTTGAAAGTAGAACGGCGCACCAGAAATCTACCAATACTG CTGCTCTTCAGGGCGCTCTCGGCAGAGTCACACGAGGTggtgctgctgctcctcGTCCCGTTCTTGCCATCCCTACAAACACCAAGCTCGAAAACCGTCCCGCGTCTCATCTTAATCAATCTACGGGCATACAACGTCCCCCTCTCACTCGCAAGCAAATCATGTATGCCCTAGAAGATCTCTACACCGAcgtccttgagcttgagcagTTCCGTAGAGAAGCACCACCTTCAACCTCTGTGGATGACATTGAAATTTGGAACGCTAAATGTCAAGTAAAGGTAGATCAGATCTGGGCAAAGCTTATGGTTCAAGAACCTATCGAAGTATCAAACCCCCATCCATTCATATCCCTCCTCAACCCCCCAAAAGGTCAACGTATCCTCGGCCGGATCATCCTTCAACTTCCTGATCAGAAGATTTACACCTTGTTGTCCCTTCTTGTTGTCAAATTCCATCAACTAGACGTTGTAGCTCGTGCTCCCCCGCCTCCAGTCACAGACGCCAGTCTGTTAACCAAGGCTGATAGGTTAGACCGCGCGAAGCGCGAGGCGGACACGGACGGCTTCTTGTATAACTTGGTCCCTGCTATGGACATGGCGATTAACAAATGTAAGCTGGGACTTTTAGGTGGTCTGTTGGTTGCTGCTGTGCAGAGGTTGGATGTTGTGAAAATTGCCTCTACCAGA CCTGGAGTTGTCCTGTTCACAGCGCTCTTATCAAAAGCTCAGTCTCTTATCCGCGCTCCCCCTCCTGATCCTCTCAACCCTCATTCCGGTACCCATCCTGACCAGATAGAGCTTGAGCACTTCCCTCGTCAGTTCTCGGTGTTCCTTGATGCTCTTTTACCTTCTTTGCCAGATCTTTTCCCATCATCTATCGCTGCCAAGCATGCCTTTGGTCCCTCTGCGTACTTGATGTCCGGAGAGAATCTTCCCGAAAAGGAGGGCttagagatggagaggcgAGAAGCCGAAGTCTGGGGCCTGGCTGCCGCTTTGGCCGTCAATTcagcggaagaggagcagaCAGCGTTGGTTGCTGCTTTGAGGGAGAAAATTCTTCATACTGTCCAGGGTGCCAGAAACCCTATGGTTGGCCCCGTCAGAGCGGAAATGAAACTAAGAAATGTGAACATGTTCTTGAACGGTCTC GGTTTGGATGCGGCTATGATTGAATAA